In a single window of the Syntrophales bacterium genome:
- a CDS encoding aldo/keto reductase, whose product MSNTATVQGMLYRTLGSTGEKVSAIGIGGWHIGLPGVDEQLSIRIIRTAVDRGINFMDNCWDYNEGVSEIRMGKALRDGYRDRVFLMTKIDGRSKKEAARQLDESLRRLQVDMIDLVQHHEVIRYEDPHRIFDDEGANTALVEARKAGKLRYIGFTGHKDPNIHLYMLQVAADHSFAFDTVQMPLNVMDAHYRSFEKEVLPELVRQKTGVLGMKSMANGILLKSKTVTPIECLHYALNLPTSVVITGIDSIEILDQACEAVQTFRPMSDEEVRSLLSKTAEAAARGDFEPFKTTSIFDGTARNPEWLGEEPQRLQQLMPK is encoded by the coding sequence TGCTCTACCGAACGCTCGGCAGTACGGGAGAGAAAGTCTCGGCGATCGGGATCGGGGGCTGGCATATCGGCTTGCCCGGGGTAGATGAGCAGTTGAGCATCCGCATCATTCGCACCGCCGTAGACCGCGGCATCAACTTCATGGACAACTGCTGGGATTACAACGAGGGGGTCAGCGAGATCCGCATGGGCAAAGCGTTGCGCGATGGCTACAGGGACAGGGTATTTCTGATGACGAAGATCGATGGCCGATCGAAGAAAGAAGCGGCGCGGCAGCTCGACGAATCGCTCCGTCGCCTCCAGGTCGACATGATCGATCTCGTCCAGCACCACGAGGTTATCCGGTACGAAGACCCGCACCGGATCTTTGATGACGAAGGGGCTAATACCGCGCTCGTGGAGGCCCGGAAAGCGGGAAAACTCCGCTATATCGGTTTCACGGGGCACAAGGACCCAAATATCCATCTGTATATGCTGCAAGTGGCGGCGGATCATAGTTTTGCTTTCGATACGGTCCAAATGCCGCTCAACGTCATGGACGCGCATTATCGGAGTTTTGAAAAAGAGGTGTTGCCGGAACTGGTAAGGCAGAAAACAGGAGTCCTCGGAATGAAGAGCATGGCGAACGGGATTCTGCTGAAGTCAAAAACAGTGACACCGATCGAGTGCCTGCATTACGCGCTGAACCTGCCCACTTCCGTGGTCATAACGGGTATCGACAGCATCGAGATTCTGGATCAGGCATGTGAAGCAGTACAGACATTTCGCCCGATGAGCGATGAGGAGGTACGGTCTTTGCTGTCGAAAACCGCCGAGGCGGCGGCGCGCGGCGATTTCGAGCCATTCAAGACCACATCCATATTCGACGGTACCGCCCGGAACCCGGAGTGGCTGGGAGAGGAGCCGCAACGCCTGCAGCAACTGATGCCAAAGTAA